A DNA window from Ctenopharyngodon idella isolate HZGC_01 chromosome 10, HZGC01, whole genome shotgun sequence contains the following coding sequences:
- the xpnpep1 gene encoding LOW QUALITY PROTEIN: xaa-Pro aminopeptidase 1 (The sequence of the model RefSeq protein was modified relative to this genomic sequence to represent the inferred CDS: deleted 1 base in 1 codon) has product MSPKITVELLRQLRQAMRNSKCITEPIQAYIIPSGDAHQSEYIAPCDCRREFICGFNGSAGTAIVTEQHAALWTDGRYFLQASQQMDNNWTLMKMGLKETPSQEDWLISVLPENSKVGVDPWIIAADQWKNMSKALSSAGHSLVAVQDNLIDAIWEDRPPRPSTKLMALGLKYTGLTWQDKITALRGKMAERKISWFVVTALDEIAWLFNLRGSDIEYNPVFFAYAIIGLSSIKLFVDSKRLLDPAVRQHLELDSPSKPDLTVQCFPYESVFTELQAVCAALAPKDKMWICDKASCALTQVIPKAHRSAIPYTPLCLAKAVKNPTEIQGMKMAHIKDAVALCELFAWLEKEIPKGTVTEISAADKAEELRSQQKDFVGLSFPTISSVGPNGAIIHYRPLPETNRTLSLNEIYLIDSGAQYTDGTTDVTRTVHFGTPSDYEKECFTYVLKGHIAVSAAVFPNGTKGHLLDSFARAALWDSGLDYLHGTGHGVGCFLNVHEGPCGISYKTFADEPLEAGMIVSDEPGYYEDGSFGIRLENVVLVVPAKTKYNYRNRGSLTFEPLTLVPIQLKMINTDLLTQKERDWVNDYHRKCRETIGAELERQGRKEALDWLVRETQPIV; this is encoded by the exons ATGTCCCCAAAGATCACAGTGGAGTTGCTCAGGCAGCTCCGGCAGGCCATGAGGAACAGCAAGTGCATCACAGAGCCCATCCAAGCTTACATCATCCCATCAGGAGATGCTCATCAG AGCGAATACATCGCGCCCTGTGACTGCCGTCGTGAATTCATCTGCGGATTCAACGGCTCTGCAG GTACTGCTATTGTCACAGAACAGCATGCGGCTTTATGGACAGATGGGCGGTACTTCCTTCAGGCCAGCCAACAGATGGACAATAACTGGACTCTGATGAAAATGG GACTGAAGGAAACACCGTCCCAGGAGGACTGGCTCATCAGCGTTCTCCCAGAAAACTCCAAAGTGGGAGTTGATCCTTGGATCATTGCTGCCG ACCAGTGGAAGAACATGTCTAAGGCTCTGAGCAGTGCGGGTCACTCTTTGGTTGCGGTGCAGGACAATCTCATTGACGCCATCTGGGAGGATCGGCCGCCTCGACCCAGCACCAAACTCATGGCTCTGGGGCTCAAATACACCG GTCTCACCTGGCAAGATAAAATTACTGCTCTGAGAGGAAAAATGGCAGAAAGGAAGATTTCCTGGTTTGTGGTGACCGCTTTAGATGAGATTGCGT GGCTTTTTAACCTGCGCGGGTCAGATATCGAGTACAACCCCGTGTTCTTCGCCTACGCGATCATTGGCCTTAGCAGCATAAA ATTGTTTGTGGACAGCAAGCGTTTGTTGGACCCTGCGGTCCGGCAGCATTTGGAACTGGACAGCCCGAGCAAACCGGATCTGACCGTCCAGTGCTTTCCGTACGAGTCTGTGTTCACGGAGCTGCAGGCA GTTTGTGCGGCGCTGGCGCCCAAAGATAAGATGTGGATTTGCGACAAAGCCAGCTGCGCTCTTACACAAGTCATACCCAAG GCCCACAGATCTGCAATCCCATACACACCCTTATGTCTGGCTAAAGCCGTCAAGAACCCCACAGAGATCCAGGGCATGAAAATGGCACAT ATAAAAGACGCAGTGGCACTGTGTGAACTTTTTGCCTGGCTGGAGAAAGAG ATTCCCAAAGGTACGGTCACAGAGATATCAGCTGCGGATAAAGCAGAAGAATTACGCAG TCAACAGAAAGACTTTGTTGGGCTGAGTTTTCCAACCATCTCTAGTGTCGGACCAAATGGGGCCATAATACATTACAG gcCTCTCCCAGAAACCAACAGGACTCTTTCTCTTAATGAAATTTATCTTATTGACTCCGGCGCTCAGTACAC AGATGGAACTACAGATGTCACCCGTACGGTGCATTTTGGGACTCCTTCTGATTATgagaag GAATGCTTTACATACGTCCTAAAGGGACACATCGCCGTCAGTGCTGCGGTTTTTCCCAATGGTACCAAAG GTCACCTGTTGGACTCGTTTGCTCGTGCTGCTCTCTGGGACTCTGGGTTGGACTATCTTCATGGTACTGGCCACGGCGTTGGATGTTTCCTTAACGTGCACGAGGGTCCGTGTGGCATCAGCTATAAAACGTTTGCAGACGAACCTCTGGAGGCCGGAATGATTGTCAGCGATG AGCCCGGGTACTATGAAGATGGATCTTTTGGCATTCGGCTGGAAAACGTTGTCCTGGTTGTTCCCGCAAAAACCAAA TATAACTACAGGAACAGAGGTAGTCTGACATTTGAACCCCTCACCCTGGTCCCCATCCAGCTAAAGATGATCAACACAGACCTGCTCACACAGAAAGAG CGCGATTGGGTGAATGACTACCACAGGAAATGCCGGGAGACGATTGGGGCAGAGCTGGAGCGGCAAGGCAGGAAGGAGGCTCTGGATTGGCTGGTCCGGGAAACTCAGCCAATTGTCTAA
- the si:dkey-246e1.3 gene encoding uncharacterized protein si:dkey-246e1.3 encodes MRYCHFHGNKSTKVTWLHTNEYSDHLFPDRAVCWSLLAYAIGNMSLTGITLSLNGTASLEPNSTETQAALNEVKVFNITLCSIALCVLIVTGIITCISYQRHRMKCKRARVYESAVASEVSEEPEGVTCEREANSFRNPFAFLGRQEGPKDNSQIHYIYTNPLPVGHEEDRVPPHTVFTHTPLTLQDYANDP; translated from the exons ATGAGGTATTGCCATTTCCATGGAAACAAATCCACAAAAGTCACATGGCTTCATACTAATGAATATTCCGACCATCTCTTTCCAGACCGAGCAGTTTGTTGGTCACTTTTGGCTTATGCCATCGGCAACATGAGCCTAACAGGGATCACTCTGTCTCTTAATGGGACAGCCTCATTGGAACCAAACAGCACAGAAACACAAGCTGCTCTCAATG aaGTCAAGGTGTTCAACATCACACTTTGTTCAATAGCTCTGTGTGTTCTGATCGTGACAGGAATCATCACCTGTATCTCATATCAAAGACACAGAAT GAAGTGTAAGAGGGCACGTGTCTATGAGAGTGCCGTGGCCTCCGAGGTTTCCGAAGAGCCAGAGGGTGTTACGTGTGAGAGGGAAGCCAATAGTTTCCGTAACCCATTCGCCTTTCTCGGACGACAGGAGGGGCCGAAGGACAACTCGCAGATCCACTACATCTACACCAACCCTCTGCCGGTGGGACACGAGGAGGACAGAGTCCCCCCTCACACGGTGTTTACGCACACTCCACTCACGCTGCAGGACTACGCCAACGACCCCTAG